Proteins encoded in a region of the Phacochoerus africanus isolate WHEZ1 chromosome 8, ROS_Pafr_v1, whole genome shotgun sequence genome:
- the MED18 gene encoding mediator of RNA polymerase II transcription subunit 18 codes for MEAPPVTMMPVTGGTINMMEYLLQGSVLDHSLESLIHRLRGLCDNMEPETFLDHEMVFLLKGQQASPFVLRARRSMDRTGAPWHLRYLGQPEMGDKNRHALVRNCVDIATSENLTDFLMEMGFRMDHEFVAKGHLFRKGIMKIVVYKIFRILVPGNTDSTEALSLSYLVELSVVAPAGQDMVSDDMRNFAEQLKPLVHLEKIDPKRLM; via the exons ATGGAGGCACCTCCAGTCACTATGATGCCTGTCACCGGGGGCACCATTAACATGATGGAGTACCTGCTGCAGG GAAGCGTTTTAGATCACAGCTTGGAAAGCCTCATCCACCGCCTTCGTGGTTTGTGTGACAACATGGAACCTGAGACTTTCCTTGACCATGAGATGGTATTCCTCCTTAAGGGCCAGCAAGCCAGTCCATTTGTTCTAAGGGCCCGGCGCTCTATGGATAGGACAGGGGCGCCCTGGCACCTGCGTTACCTGGGACAACCAGAAATGGGAGACAAGAACCGCCACGCCCTGGTGCGAAACTGCGTGGACATTGCCACATCTGAGAACCTCACTGACTTCCTGATGGAAATGGGCTTCCGCATGGACCATGAGTTTGTTGCCAAGGGACACTTGTTCCGTAAGGGCATCATGAAGATCGTTGTGTACAAGATCTTCCGCATCCTGGTGCCAGGGAACACAGACAGCACCGAGGCCTTGTCCCTCTCCTATCTTGTGGAACTAAGTGTTGTTGCACCAGCTGGGCAGGACATGGTCTCTGACGACATGAGGAACTTTGCAGAGCAGCTGAAACCTCTGGTTCACCTAGAGAAAATAGACCCAAAGAGGCTCATGTGA